In a single window of the Salvelinus namaycush isolate Seneca chromosome 18, SaNama_1.0, whole genome shotgun sequence genome:
- the LOC120063014 gene encoding LIM domain kinase 2-like isoform X1: MEELEGTDGCHCEGCGGTIQDTFNVKVLQGTWHNACFQCSECCDHLTNWYYEKDGKLYCRKHYWEKFGELCHGCSLLMTGPAMVAGEYKYHPECFVCLSCKVVIEDRDTYALVERSKLYCGKCYKQVVLAPVLEKRSADSSLDSLPHTVTLISMPSATNSKRGFSVSVIGDAASGLASVQVKEVRGMHISPEVRNAIHVGDRILEINGLPVGTLMEEEVEDLIHRTSQTLQLLIEYDPVRQRLDRLRLGSSQNRLGVPATSRMRLSSPSNSVLERTDVVDDGTLKRRSLRRSNSICKSPGPTSPKERPILTRDIGRSESLRSSSSCSHRIFRPCDLIHGEVLGKGFFGQAIKVTHKATGEVMVMKELIRCDEETQKTFLKEVKVMRSLEHPHVLKFIGVLYKDKRLNLITEFIEGGTLKDFIRDMDQFPWEQRVSFAKGIASGMAYLHSMSIIHRDLNSHNCLVKLDNTVVVADFGLSRLMVEEVKQPPPEKLVNKKRVFRRIDRKKRYTVVGNPYWMAPEMLNGKRYDEKVDIFSFGIVLCEIIGQVNADPECLPRTYDFGLNVDKFMEKFLPDNCPPAFFPLAVACCDLIPENRPAFQKLEDCFEALFLNQEMGIRLPAELEELHQKLCRLHPPKESSSLPAPQSTVPTPAPPEESSLADNCT; the protein is encoded by the exons GTGCTCGGAGTGCTGTGACCACCTGACCAACTGGTACTATGAGAAGGATGGCAAGCTGTACTGCCGTAAACACTACTGGGAGAAGTTTGGAGAGCTGTGTCACGGCTGTTCTCTGCTCATGACTGGACCTGCCATG GTGGCCGGAGAATACAAGTATCACCCAGAGTGCTTTGTGTGTCTGAGCTGCAAAGTTGTCATCGAGGACAGGGACACCTATGCCCTGGTGGAGCGCTCCAAACTGTACTG tGGGAAGTGCTATAAGCAGGTAGTCCTGGCACCCGTGTTGGAGAAGCGTTCGGCCGACTCCTCCCTGGACTCTCTGCCTCACACGGTCACCCTCATCTCCATGCCCTCTGCCACCAACAGCAAGAGGGGCTTTTCTGTCTCTGTCATAGGGGACGCGGCCAGCGGCTTGGCTAGCGTGCAAGTCAAAGA AGTCAGAGGGATGCATATCAGCCCGGAAGTTCGGAATGCCATCCACGTTGGTGACAGGATCCTGGAGATCAACGGTCTTCCAGTGGGGACACTGATGGAGGAAGAG GTGGAGGATCTCATCCATAGGACCAGTCAGACACTGCAGCTGCTCATAGAGTATGATCCAGTCAGGCAGCGGTTGGACAGGCTCAGACTGGGGTCCTCGCAAAACCGCTTGGGGGTCCCCGCCACCTCCCGCATGCGCCTTTCTTCGCCCTCTAACAGTGTTCTGGAGAGAACAGACGTGGTGGATGACGGCACCCTAAAGAGGAGGTCTCTAAG GCGTAGCAACAGCATCTGTAAGTCCCCTGGGCCAACCTCCCCTAAGGAACGCCCTATCCTGACCCGGGACATTGGGCGCTCCGAGTCCCTGCGCTCCTCCAGCAGCTGCTCCCATCGCATCTTCCGCCCCTGTGACCTCATCCACGGAGAAGTGCTGGGCAAGGGCTTCTTCGGCCAGGCTATCAAG GTGACCCACAAAGCCACTGGTGAGGTGATGGTGATGAAGGAGTTGATTCGCTGTGATGAGGAGACGCAGAAGACCTTTCTAAAGGAG gtaaAAGTGATGAGGAGTCTGGAACATCCCCACGTGTTGAAGTTCATCGGCGTGCTATACAAGGACAAGAGGCTGAATTTAATAACCGAGTTTATTGAGGGAGGCACACTGAAGGATTTCATTAGAGACATG GACCAGTTTCCATGGGAGCAGAGGGTTAGTTTCGCCAAAGGCATTGCTTCTGGAATG GCTTACTTGCATTCAATGAGCATCATCCACAGAGATCTTAACTCTCACAACTGCCTGGTGAAACTG GACAACACAGTGGTGGTGGCAGACTTCGGCCTATCCCGGCTCATGGTGGAGGAGGTCAAGCAACCTCCCCCTGAGAAACTGGTCAATAAGAAGAGGGTGTTCAGGCGCATTGACCGTAAGAAGCGCTACACGGTGGTGGGGAACCCCTACTGGATGGCTCCAGAGATGCTGAATG GTAAACGCTATGATGAAAAGGTGGACATTTTCTCCTTTGGGATTGTGCTTTGTGAG ATTATTGGGCAGGTGAATGCAGACCCAGAGTGCCTTCCCAGGACCTATGACTTTGGCCTGAATGTAGACAAGTTCATGGAGAAGTTTCTCCCTGACAACTGCCCACCAGCTTTCTTCCCATTGGCTGTGGCTTGTTGTGACCTCATCCCTGAAAATAG GCCTGCCTTCCAGAAGCTGGAGGACTGTTTCGAGGCCCTGTTCCTTAACCAGGAGATGGGCATCCGTCTACCAGCCGAACTGGAAGAGCTGCACCAGAAACTGTGTCGACTCCACCCTCCAAAAGAAAGCTCCTCACTCCCAGCTCCCCAGAGCACAGTCCCAACTCCAGCCCCTCCAGAGGAGTCCAGCCTGGCTGACAATTGCACCTAG
- the LOC120063013 gene encoding phosphoinositide-3-kinase-interacting protein 1-like isoform X2, with product MFLSLHFVLLSVAFVDSASIVEGVGDHNYCRNPDSSEKPWCYVTDLDAQARRQSCAIDTCKDEAPTEAGPLTTAQREVFELTKSGSAQGGGAAVQPVIGISQRIRTGPKKKDLGTLGYVVGILMMAIIILMGVGITFGYFYKRGRDLKKQHEQRVYEREMQRITLPLSAFSNPTCELVDENSIVIMAEEQTPTQEGMEGGDPLMGQQAGTPGA from the exons ATGTTTTTGTCGTTGCACTTTGTTTTGCTGAGCGTCGCTTTTGTGGACAGCGCATCCATTGTGGAAG GCGTTGGGGACCATAACTACTGCCGTAACCCAGACTCTTCTGAGAAGCCCTGGTGCTACGTGACTGACCTAGACGCACAGGCCCGGAGACAATCCTGTGCCATTGACACCTGCAAAG ACGAAGCCCCTACAGAGGCAGGCCCCCTTACCACAGCACAGAGAGAGGTCTTTGAGCTGACCAAGTCTGGGTCAGCCCAGGGAGGGGGCGCTGCGGTCCAGCCAGTCATTGGCATCAGCCAGCGGATACGCACAGGACCCAAGAAGAAGGACCTGGGCACTCTCG GCTATGTGGTTGGCATCCTCATGATGGCCATCATCATCCTCATGGGGGTGGGCATCACCTTCGGCTACTTCTACAAGAG GGGTCGGGACCTGAAGAAGCAGCATGAGCAGCGAGTGTATGAGCGGGAGATGCAGAGGATCACCCTGCCCCTGTCGGCCTTCTCCAACCCAACCTGTGAGCTGGTGGATGAGAACTCCATCGTCATCATGGCCGAGGAGCAGACCCCCACCCAGGAGGGCATGGAGGGGGGAGACCCCCTGATGGGCCAGCAGGCTGGTACCCCAGGAGCCTGA
- the LOC120063013 gene encoding phosphoinositide-3-kinase-interacting protein 1-like isoform X1 translates to MFLSLHFVLLSVAFVDSASIVEDCIRFNGVEYRGEQQSSSTGLTCLNWTNTTRDYDVMAYTDSQMGVGDHNYCRNPDSSEKPWCYVTDLDAQARRQSCAIDTCKDEAPTEAGPLTTAQREVFELTKSGSAQGGGAAVQPVIGISQRIRTGPKKKDLGTLGYVVGILMMAIIILMGVGITFGYFYKRGRDLKKQHEQRVYEREMQRITLPLSAFSNPTCELVDENSIVIMAEEQTPTQEGMEGGDPLMGQQAGTPGA, encoded by the exons ATGTTTTTGTCGTTGCACTTTGTTTTGCTGAGCGTCGCTTTTGTGGACAGCGCATCCATTGTGGAAG ACTGCATCAGATTCAATGGTGTGGAGTACAGAGGGGAGCAACAGAGCTCCTCCACAGGACTAACCTGTCTAAACTGGACCAACACAACCCGGGACTATGATGTAATGGCATATACAGATTCACAAATGG GCGTTGGGGACCATAACTACTGCCGTAACCCAGACTCTTCTGAGAAGCCCTGGTGCTACGTGACTGACCTAGACGCACAGGCCCGGAGACAATCCTGTGCCATTGACACCTGCAAAG ACGAAGCCCCTACAGAGGCAGGCCCCCTTACCACAGCACAGAGAGAGGTCTTTGAGCTGACCAAGTCTGGGTCAGCCCAGGGAGGGGGCGCTGCGGTCCAGCCAGTCATTGGCATCAGCCAGCGGATACGCACAGGACCCAAGAAGAAGGACCTGGGCACTCTCG GCTATGTGGTTGGCATCCTCATGATGGCCATCATCATCCTCATGGGGGTGGGCATCACCTTCGGCTACTTCTACAAGAG GGGTCGGGACCTGAAGAAGCAGCATGAGCAGCGAGTGTATGAGCGGGAGATGCAGAGGATCACCCTGCCCCTGTCGGCCTTCTCCAACCCAACCTGTGAGCTGGTGGATGAGAACTCCATCGTCATCATGGCCGAGGAGCAGACCCCCACCCAGGAGGGCATGGAGGGGGGAGACCCCCTGATGGGCCAGCAGGCTGGTACCCCAGGAGCCTGA
- the LOC120063014 gene encoding LIM domain kinase 2-like isoform X2 has translation MTGPAMVAGEYKYHPECFVCLSCKVVIEDRDTYALVERSKLYCGKCYKQVVLAPVLEKRSADSSLDSLPHTVTLISMPSATNSKRGFSVSVIGDAASGLASVQVKEVRGMHISPEVRNAIHVGDRILEINGLPVGTLMEEEVEDLIHRTSQTLQLLIEYDPVRQRLDRLRLGSSQNRLGVPATSRMRLSSPSNSVLERTDVVDDGTLKRRSLRRSNSICKSPGPTSPKERPILTRDIGRSESLRSSSSCSHRIFRPCDLIHGEVLGKGFFGQAIKVTHKATGEVMVMKELIRCDEETQKTFLKEVKVMRSLEHPHVLKFIGVLYKDKRLNLITEFIEGGTLKDFIRDMDQFPWEQRVSFAKGIASGMAYLHSMSIIHRDLNSHNCLVKLDNTVVVADFGLSRLMVEEVKQPPPEKLVNKKRVFRRIDRKKRYTVVGNPYWMAPEMLNGKRYDEKVDIFSFGIVLCEIIGQVNADPECLPRTYDFGLNVDKFMEKFLPDNCPPAFFPLAVACCDLIPENRPAFQKLEDCFEALFLNQEMGIRLPAELEELHQKLCRLHPPKESSSLPAPQSTVPTPAPPEESSLADNCT, from the exons ATGACTGGACCTGCCATG GTGGCCGGAGAATACAAGTATCACCCAGAGTGCTTTGTGTGTCTGAGCTGCAAAGTTGTCATCGAGGACAGGGACACCTATGCCCTGGTGGAGCGCTCCAAACTGTACTG tGGGAAGTGCTATAAGCAGGTAGTCCTGGCACCCGTGTTGGAGAAGCGTTCGGCCGACTCCTCCCTGGACTCTCTGCCTCACACGGTCACCCTCATCTCCATGCCCTCTGCCACCAACAGCAAGAGGGGCTTTTCTGTCTCTGTCATAGGGGACGCGGCCAGCGGCTTGGCTAGCGTGCAAGTCAAAGA AGTCAGAGGGATGCATATCAGCCCGGAAGTTCGGAATGCCATCCACGTTGGTGACAGGATCCTGGAGATCAACGGTCTTCCAGTGGGGACACTGATGGAGGAAGAG GTGGAGGATCTCATCCATAGGACCAGTCAGACACTGCAGCTGCTCATAGAGTATGATCCAGTCAGGCAGCGGTTGGACAGGCTCAGACTGGGGTCCTCGCAAAACCGCTTGGGGGTCCCCGCCACCTCCCGCATGCGCCTTTCTTCGCCCTCTAACAGTGTTCTGGAGAGAACAGACGTGGTGGATGACGGCACCCTAAAGAGGAGGTCTCTAAG GCGTAGCAACAGCATCTGTAAGTCCCCTGGGCCAACCTCCCCTAAGGAACGCCCTATCCTGACCCGGGACATTGGGCGCTCCGAGTCCCTGCGCTCCTCCAGCAGCTGCTCCCATCGCATCTTCCGCCCCTGTGACCTCATCCACGGAGAAGTGCTGGGCAAGGGCTTCTTCGGCCAGGCTATCAAG GTGACCCACAAAGCCACTGGTGAGGTGATGGTGATGAAGGAGTTGATTCGCTGTGATGAGGAGACGCAGAAGACCTTTCTAAAGGAG gtaaAAGTGATGAGGAGTCTGGAACATCCCCACGTGTTGAAGTTCATCGGCGTGCTATACAAGGACAAGAGGCTGAATTTAATAACCGAGTTTATTGAGGGAGGCACACTGAAGGATTTCATTAGAGACATG GACCAGTTTCCATGGGAGCAGAGGGTTAGTTTCGCCAAAGGCATTGCTTCTGGAATG GCTTACTTGCATTCAATGAGCATCATCCACAGAGATCTTAACTCTCACAACTGCCTGGTGAAACTG GACAACACAGTGGTGGTGGCAGACTTCGGCCTATCCCGGCTCATGGTGGAGGAGGTCAAGCAACCTCCCCCTGAGAAACTGGTCAATAAGAAGAGGGTGTTCAGGCGCATTGACCGTAAGAAGCGCTACACGGTGGTGGGGAACCCCTACTGGATGGCTCCAGAGATGCTGAATG GTAAACGCTATGATGAAAAGGTGGACATTTTCTCCTTTGGGATTGTGCTTTGTGAG ATTATTGGGCAGGTGAATGCAGACCCAGAGTGCCTTCCCAGGACCTATGACTTTGGCCTGAATGTAGACAAGTTCATGGAGAAGTTTCTCCCTGACAACTGCCCACCAGCTTTCTTCCCATTGGCTGTGGCTTGTTGTGACCTCATCCCTGAAAATAG GCCTGCCTTCCAGAAGCTGGAGGACTGTTTCGAGGCCCTGTTCCTTAACCAGGAGATGGGCATCCGTCTACCAGCCGAACTGGAAGAGCTGCACCAGAAACTGTGTCGACTCCACCCTCCAAAAGAAAGCTCCTCACTCCCAGCTCCCCAGAGCACAGTCCCAACTCCAGCCCCTCCAGAGGAGTCCAGCCTGGCTGACAATTGCACCTAG